In Prionailurus viverrinus isolate Anna chromosome C2, UM_Priviv_1.0, whole genome shotgun sequence, one DNA window encodes the following:
- the CCR4 gene encoding C-C chemokine receptor type 4, with the protein MFFFSFPPQEIASALPSLASGWAQTCVEEPGDLKMNPTDTADTTMDESIYHNYYLYENIPKPCTKEGVKAFGGLFLPPLYSLVFLFGLLGNSVVVLVLFKYKRLKSMTDVYLLNLAISDLLFVFSLPFWGYYAADQWVFGLGLCKIISWMYLVGFYSGIFFVMLMSIDRYLAIVHAVFSLRARTLTYGVITSLATWSVAVLASLPGFLFSTCYTERNHTYCKTKHSLNSTRWKVLSSLEINILGLVIPLGTMLFCYSMIIRTLQHCKNEKKSKAVRMVFAVVALFLGFWAPYNVVLFLETLVELEVLQDCTFERHLDYAIQATETLAFVHCCLNPVIYFFLGEKFRKYLVQLFKSCRGPFVPCQYCRILQLYSPDTPSSSYTQSTGDHDLHDAL; encoded by the coding sequence AGATTGCGTCTGCTCTTCCCTCATTAGCTTCTGGTTGGGCTCAGACCTGCGTCGAGGAGCCTGGAGATTTGAAAATGAACCCCACGGACACAGCAGACACCACCATGGATGAAAGCATCTATCACAATTACTATCTCTATGAAAACATCCCCAAGCCTTGCACCAAAGAAGGCGTCAAGGCGTTCGGGGGGCTCTTCCTGCCCCCTCTCTACTCCTTGGTCTTTCTGTTCGGTCTCCTGGGCAATTCTGTGGTAGTTTTGGTCTTGTTCAAGTACAAGAGGCTCAAGTCCATGACTGACGTGTACCTGCTCAACCTCGCCATCTCAGACCTGCTCTTCgtgttctccctccctttctgggGCTACTATGCTGCAGACCAGTGGGTTTTTGGACTGGGTCTCTGCAAGATTATTTCCTGGATGTACTTGGTGGGCTTTTACAGTGGCATCTTCTTCGTCATGCTCATGAGCATCGACAGATACCTGGCGATAGTGCACGCGGTGTTTTCCTTGAGAGCGAGGACCTTGACTTACGGGGTCATCACCAGCTTGGCCACGTGGTCCGTGGCCGTGctggcctctcttcctggcttcttATTCAGCACCTGTTACACGGAGCGCAACCACACCTACTGCAAAACCAAGCACTCTCTCAACTCCACGAGGTGGAAGGTGCTGAGCTCCCTGGAGATCAACATCCTGGGGTTGGTGATCCCCTTGGGCACCATGCTGTTCTGCTACTCCATGATCATCAGGACCCTGCAGCACTGCAAAAACGAGAAGAAAAGCAAGGCGGTGAGGATGGTCTTTGCCGTGGTGGCCCTCTTCCTGGGTTTCTGGGCGCCTTACAACGTGGTGCTCTTCCTGGAGACCCTGGTGGAGCTGGAGGTCCTTCAGGATTGCACCTTTGAGAGGCACCTGGACTATGCCATTCAGGCCACGGAGACCCTGGCTTTCGTTCACTGCTGCCTCAACCCTGTCATCTACTTCTTCCTCGGGGAGAAATTCCGCAAGTACCTCGTACAGCTCTTCAAATCCTGCCGGGGCCCCTTTGTGCCCTGTCAATACTGCAGGATCCTCCAGCTCTACTCCCCCGACACTCCCAGCTCGTCCTACACGCAGTCCACCGGGGACCACGATCTCCACGATGCTCTGTGA